A single genomic interval of Desulfovibrio sp. JC022 harbors:
- a CDS encoding metal ABC transporter solute-binding protein, Zn/Mn family produces MKTTKTIALSILALLLTCSTVSAAKLQTTVSIAPLKYFVEKIGGEKVKANIMVKPGSSPATYEPQPRQMALLSKSEIYFAIGVPFERAWIPRFRSANDKLEIINLGKTVVHQTMKTHVHDEDEHKHHNEHETTQITDPHVWLSPPLVRIISQQIRDVLIEHDPANTEAYTSNYLNFAAEINKLDSELLNIFTPKGERFSFMVYHPSWGYFARTYGLNQIPIELEGKEPSPKELTQLIKFAKKNSVKAIFIQPQFSQKSARAIASSIGAETLTADPLAEDWAENLRRTAATFIKER; encoded by the coding sequence ATGAAAACAACAAAAACAATCGCACTGAGCATACTTGCCCTACTGCTGACCTGCTCAACAGTTTCGGCAGCAAAACTTCAAACAACAGTATCCATCGCACCCTTGAAATATTTTGTGGAGAAAATCGGAGGAGAAAAAGTAAAAGCAAATATCATGGTCAAACCGGGAAGCAGCCCGGCCACCTATGAACCGCAACCTCGCCAGATGGCCCTGCTAAGCAAATCAGAAATATACTTTGCTATCGGAGTACCTTTTGAGCGGGCATGGATCCCGCGCTTCAGATCTGCCAATGACAAACTCGAGATTATAAACCTTGGAAAAACTGTTGTTCATCAGACCATGAAAACACACGTTCATGACGAAGACGAACACAAACACCACAACGAACACGAAACAACCCAAATAACCGATCCGCACGTATGGCTTTCACCGCCACTGGTCAGAATCATCAGCCAGCAGATTAGAGACGTTTTGATTGAGCATGATCCCGCAAACACAGAAGCATACACCAGCAACTACCTGAATTTTGCAGCAGAAATAAACAAGCTGGATTCAGAATTACTGAACATATTCACCCCAAAAGGAGAAAGATTCAGTTTTATGGTCTACCACCCTTCATGGGGATACTTTGCCCGCACCTACGGCCTGAACCAGATCCCCATTGAACTTGAAGGCAAAGAACCAAGCCCCAAGGAACTGACTCAGCTGATAAAGTTTGCAAAGAAGAATTCAGTAAAAGCCATTTTTATCCAGCCCCAATTCTCACAAAAAAGCGCACGCGCCATAGCAAGCTCCATAGGAGCGGAAACATTGACTGCCGATCCGCTGGCCGAAGACTGGGCCGAAAACCTACGTCGCACCGCCGCAACTTTTATAAAAGAACGTTAA
- a CDS encoding sigma-54-dependent Fis family transcriptional regulator has product MTISINDYKALSQELDPEKLQKQILALLLKLQNVERGSLWLKRDDMYECVEALGEKSEDVKGIQISPQDQSIVGWVIQNDEMTIAEAGDSRHYSSLEKDFKIKSKLILCFPLSLKGQEVFGAVQVIDTSTDGEQLNLDPGYLTMLQDMVDIGSISLSNSLEFQKQRIEFAQLSRTLSSIRNNKAIVGKSQSVNKALKLVENYGATSYPVLLYGESGTGKELFAEEIHAQSSRSQKPFLTQNCSAIPENLLESELFGYVKGAFTGATSNKSGLFEAADGGTVFLDEIGDMDVNLQAKLLRVLQENEIKPLGGTQTKKIDIRIISATNRNLEEDVRSGRFREDLYYRLNVLPLKLPALRERKEDIHLLTGHFLNREASHSHMLPKNMSDKAMTAMKNYNWPGNIRELENMVKQFQAMVPGDTISIKDLPLHIVHPNAKPPVEQPEIKHDETPNIPKEPQEDLSELTWQEMEYTYVMKLLDRFRWNISRAARAANINRSTFDSRMRKLGISKNG; this is encoded by the coding sequence ATGACTATATCCATTAATGATTACAAGGCCCTTTCTCAAGAATTAGACCCGGAAAAGCTGCAAAAGCAAATTCTGGCCCTGCTGCTGAAACTGCAAAACGTTGAGCGAGGATCACTCTGGCTGAAACGCGACGACATGTACGAATGCGTCGAAGCCCTTGGAGAAAAAAGCGAAGACGTGAAGGGTATACAAATATCTCCGCAGGATCAGAGTATTGTGGGCTGGGTTATCCAGAACGACGAAATGACCATTGCCGAAGCCGGGGACTCACGACACTACAGTTCTCTGGAAAAAGATTTCAAAATCAAAAGTAAACTCATCCTCTGCTTTCCTCTTAGCCTCAAAGGACAAGAGGTATTCGGAGCGGTACAGGTCATCGACACCAGCACAGACGGGGAACAGCTCAATCTTGACCCCGGTTACCTGACCATGTTGCAGGATATGGTGGACATCGGCTCGATCTCTCTGAGCAACTCTCTGGAATTTCAAAAACAACGCATTGAATTCGCCCAGCTCAGCAGGACGTTAAGCAGCATCAGGAACAATAAAGCTATTGTAGGAAAGAGCCAATCAGTAAACAAGGCCCTTAAACTTGTTGAAAACTACGGAGCAACCAGTTACCCGGTCCTGCTTTACGGCGAATCCGGAACAGGTAAGGAGCTTTTTGCTGAAGAAATCCATGCCCAGAGTTCGCGGTCTCAAAAGCCGTTCCTGACCCAGAACTGTAGTGCCATCCCTGAAAACCTTCTGGAAAGTGAGCTGTTCGGTTATGTAAAAGGAGCCTTTACCGGGGCCACCAGCAACAAATCCGGACTGTTCGAAGCTGCGGACGGAGGCACTGTATTCCTCGATGAAATCGGGGATATGGATGTAAACCTGCAAGCCAAACTGCTGCGTGTGTTGCAGGAAAACGAGATCAAACCCCTTGGGGGAACCCAGACCAAGAAAATTGATATCCGCATCATCTCCGCCACCAACCGCAATCTTGAAGAAGACGTACGTTCAGGCAGATTCAGGGAAGATCTATATTACCGGCTCAATGTACTGCCTCTCAAACTACCCGCCCTGCGTGAACGCAAAGAAGACATCCATCTGCTGACCGGACACTTTTTAAACCGCGAAGCATCCCATAGCCACATGCTGCCCAAAAACATGTCCGACAAGGCCATGACCGCCATGAAAAATTACAACTGGCCGGGAAATATCCGTGAACTGGAAAACATGGTCAAGCAGTTTCAGGCCATGGTTCCCGGTGACACCATTTCCATAAAAGACCTCCCTTTGCACATAGTACATCCCAATGCCAAACCACCTGTAGAACAACCCGAAATAAAGCACGATGAAACCCCAAACATACCAAAAGAACCGCAAGAAGATCTCAGCGAGTTGACCTGGCAGGAAATGGAATACACTTATGTGATGAAACTGCTGGATAGATTCCGCTGGAACATCAGCCGGGCCGCACGAGCAGCAAATATCAACCGCTCCACCTTTGATTCACGCATGAGAAAGCTGGGGATCAGTAAAAACGGGTAA